TCAAAATGGACTTTCTCGGATTGCGCAACCTGACGATGATCGCTTATGTCCGCGACCTGCTCAAGCTGACCCAGGGGATCGAGATCGACCCGAACACTGTTCCTCTTGATGATGAAAAGACCTATCGACGGCTGGCTGAAGGGGATACGATGGGGATCTTCCAGCTTGAGAGCCAGGGGATGAGGACCCTGATCAAGTCGCTTAACCCGACGACCTTTGAAGAGATCATCGCCCTGCTCGCCCTCTACCGCCCCGGACCTCTGGAATCAGGAATGGTTGATGATTTTGTCAAAAGAAAACACGGGAAGATCCCGATCCATTACGATCTCCCCCAGCTCCAGCCGATCCTGCGCGAAACTTACGGAGTCATCCTTTACCAGGAACAGGTCATGGAGATCGCCAGTAAAATTGGCGGATTTACCATGGGGCAAGCCGATATTCTCCGGGCCGCTATGGGGAAGAAAAAGGTCAAAGAGATGGCTCGCCAAAAAGAGTTCTTCATCGATGGGGCGGTCAAGAAAGGGATCTCCAAGGCGAAGGCGACCGCGCTCTTTGACCTTTGCGCAAAGTTTGCCGGTTACGGTTTCAACAAATCGCATTCGACCTCGTACGCTTTCATCTCTTACCAGACAGCTTACCTGAAGGCCAATTATCCGGTCGAGTTTATGGCCGCCCTTTTGACCTCGATCATCGGTAATACCGACAAGACCAGGCTCTATATGGCGGAAGCAAAAAAAATGGGGATCAAGATCCTCCAGCCTGATGTCAACGAAAGCGAAAAAAACTATACCGTCACCAAACAGGGGGTTCGCTTCGGTATCGGGGCGATCAAGAACGTCGGGATCGCGGCGATCGACTCCATTCTGGCGGCCAGAAAAAGCGATGGTCCGTTTACTTCGATCGAAGATTTTCTCCGCCGGATCGACAGTCGGGCGGTCAACAAGAAAGTGATCGAGAGCCTGATCAAGTGCGGCGCTTTCGATTCGCTCGGATTGGGGCGAGCCTACCTGATAGCGAATCTGTCCAGGATCATGGGGGATGTCAATGCCCAGCAAAAAGAGCTGGCGAGCGGGCAGGAGATGCTTTTTGGCGGCGGAGGGGAGATGCCCAAATTCAGCCGTCCGACCTCTGGGCCTGCCGCGGTTGACGTTCCGGAATATTCTCCGGAAGAACTCCTCCGGCTGGAGAAGGATTTTCTTGGCCTTTATATTTCGTCCCACCCGCTTGATCATGTTCGTGACGCTCTGGAAGGGATGGCGAGCGTCCAAGTGATCGATATTCAGGATATGAAGGAAGAACAGGTGGTGACCATTGCCGGGATGCTGACGAACAGCCGTAAGGTAGTGACCAAACGGGGAGACAATATGCTGATCGCGGCGATCGAAGATCTCTCCGGCCTGGTCGGCCTGGTCGTTTTTCCAAAAGTCTACGAAAAAGCGGCCCCCTTTCTGCTCGACGACGAAGTGGTTGTGATAAAAGGGAAAACCAACCGCGATTCACGGACCGAAGAATTAAATGTGGTCGCCGAGAGCGTGGAACCGCTAAAGGGTTTTGAAAAGACCCGGACCCTCTTTATCGAACTGGTTGATTTTTCCAACCAGCAGGTTTTAACCCAGCTTCGTTCCCTGCTTGGGCGCTATCCCGGAGGGGATCCGGTAATAATCAAGATGGATGGCCAGAGCGTTGAGCTTGGCCCTGAATTCCGGGTGGCGATCGACCCAACGGTGGTGGAGGAATTGGAAAAGCTCTTGGGTAGCGGCTCGGTTGATGTTAAAATGAGCGTGAGGAAGAGGGAAGCGGCGAAGGCCTAATCAGGCTCGGAACCTCGGAAACCTGCCGCAATATTCCACCAGAGGCGGACAGACGCCCCTGAAGACTTCAGCGAAAAGATAATAATTTAATATGAAAAAGAAAACATCCAATAATCAAATTGCTATTTATCAGAGCCCTGGTGGCGCGCTTGAGCTCAAAGCTGACGCGGGGAAAGAAACTATCTGGGCTACGCAGGCGCAGATCGCTGGGATATTTGGCATTGAGCGTTCGGTGATCACAAAACATATTAGCAATATTTTAAAAGACAAGGAGCTCAATCAAAAGCAAGTATGTGCAAATTTTGCACATACTGCCGAAGACGGTAAAATATACCAGGTTCAATTCTATAATTTAGATGTTGTCTTGGCCGTGGGCTATCGGACAAATTCACCAAGAGCAATCGAATTTCGCCGTTGGGCGACCAAAATACTGCATGAATATATTGTCCGCGGCTATAGTATTAATCGTAAGCGCATTGTCAGGAACTACGGCTCTTTCATGAGGGCGGTGGAGAGTGTTCGTGCTATATTACCGCCGGAATCCCAGGTTGATACGGCAAGTATTTTAGAGTTAATTAATCTCTTTGCGGACACTTGGTTTTCGCTAGCGGCTTACGATAAAGGGAGTTTTGGTAAGGGCAAAATTACCAGGAAAAAGGCGGTGCTTGCGGCGGCCGATCTTTCGACTGGGATTGCCGAACTTAAAGCACAATTATTTAAGAAGGGGGAGGCGAGCGAATTATTTGCTTTAGAGCGGGGTCGTGGCTCGTTTGAGGGTATTGTCGGCAATGTGATGCAGACCTTTGGAGGAAAAGACCTTTATCCTAATATTGAAGAAAAAGCGGCTCACCTGCTTTATTTTATAGTCAAGAACCATCCATTCGTCGATGGCAATAAACGGAGCGGAGCCTTTGCTTTTGTTTGGTTTTTAAGGCGTATGGGCAGATTGAACGTTACTCGTTTGACACCTGCCGCTTTGACCTCTATAACTCTATTGATTGCCGAAAGCCATCCCAAGGAAAAGGAGAAAATGGTTGGGCTGGTTGCGATGCTGATAAGGAAATAATGGAAGAGGAAAACGTGAAACGATAGTTTAATTAAAGGAGAATAACAATGGATATCAGCAAAATTAAGTTCGATGATAAAGGTTTGGTCCCGGTGATCGCCCAGGATTATAAGGATGGAACGGTCCTGATGCTCGCTTACATGAACAAGGAATCTTTGCAAAAGACG
This window of the Candidatus Margulisiibacteriota bacterium genome carries:
- a CDS encoding virulence RhuM family protein, encoding MKKKTSNNQIAIYQSPGGALELKADAGKETIWATQAQIAGIFGIERSVITKHISNILKDKELNQKQVCANFAHTAEDGKIYQVQFYNLDVVLAVGYRTNSPRAIEFRRWATKILHEYIVRGYSINRKRIVRNYGSFMRAVESVRAILPPESQVDTASILELINLFADTWFSLAAYDKGSFGKGKITRKKAVLAAADLSTGIAELKAQLFKKGEASELFALERGRGSFEGIVGNVMQTFGGKDLYPNIEEKAAHLLYFIVKNHPFVDGNKRSGAFAFVWFLRRMGRLNVTRLTPAALTSITLLIAESHPKEKEKMVGLVAMLIRK
- a CDS encoding DNA polymerase III subunit alpha, which produces MPHGKKFVHLHNHTEYSLLDGACRIADLLAKAKEYGQSAIAVTDHGNMYAAIEFYLAAKELGIKPIIGCELYVAPRTRFDKETKEDRSPFHLTALAKNEAGYKKLIKMVSLASIEGFYSRPRIDKELLKQYAGDLVLMSGCAGGEIARLIRAGHYDEAKKAALWYKELAGEDFYLEIMELGLPELAALNPELIRLSKETGIKLVATNDVHCVNKEDVYYQDILLCIQTNAFHADANRFKMETREFYYKSPDEMIELFKETPEAIRSTVEIAEKCNLEIEIGKLHLPDFSVPEGDTPDTFMEKLVWEGVKKRYHETLSPEGKVLLPPEIIDRVKYELYVIEKMGYAAYFLIVQDFINWAKSNGIEVGPGRGSAAGSIVSYALGITNIDPLKYGLIFERFLNDERISMPDIDVDFCFERRGEVIEYVAKKYGSDHVAQIVTFGTMAARGAIRDVGRVLQVPLPEVDKIAKLVPFGPEVDLKGALESVKDLRALYDGDAKIKQLLDTAMKIEGMARHASVHAAGVVISQKPVSEYAPLQKLDENVIVTQYTMTDLEKIGLLKMDFLGLRNLTMIAYVRDLLKLTQGIEIDPNTVPLDDEKTYRRLAEGDTMGIFQLESQGMRTLIKSLNPTTFEEIIALLALYRPGPLESGMVDDFVKRKHGKIPIHYDLPQLQPILRETYGVILYQEQVMEIASKIGGFTMGQADILRAAMGKKKVKEMARQKEFFIDGAVKKGISKAKATALFDLCAKFAGYGFNKSHSTSYAFISYQTAYLKANYPVEFMAALLTSIIGNTDKTRLYMAEAKKMGIKILQPDVNESEKNYTVTKQGVRFGIGAIKNVGIAAIDSILAARKSDGPFTSIEDFLRRIDSRAVNKKVIESLIKCGAFDSLGLGRAYLIANLSRIMGDVNAQQKELASGQEMLFGGGGEMPKFSRPTSGPAAVDVPEYSPEELLRLEKDFLGLYISSHPLDHVRDALEGMASVQVIDIQDMKEEQVVTIAGMLTNSRKVVTKRGDNMLIAAIEDLSGLVGLVVFPKVYEKAAPFLLDDEVVVIKGKTNRDSRTEELNVVAESVEPLKGFEKTRTLFIELVDFSNQQVLTQLRSLLGRYPGGDPVIIKMDGQSVELGPEFRVAIDPTVVEELEKLLGSGSVDVKMSVRKREAAKA